A stretch of the Panicum virgatum strain AP13 chromosome 9N, P.virgatum_v5, whole genome shotgun sequence genome encodes the following:
- the LOC120688432 gene encoding SH3 domain-containing protein 2-like — protein sequence MEAIRKQASKLREQVARQQQAVMKQFGGGYGADGAFADEAEAQQHSKLEKLYISTRAAKHFQRDIVRGVEGYIVTGSKQVEIGNKLCEDGKKYGTENTCTSGSTLSKAALSFAKARSLMEKERVNLLKALGTQVAEPLRAMVMGAPLEDARHLAQRYDRMRQEAEAQAIEVSKRQMKLREASGNGDMISRLEAAETKLQELKSNMGVLGKEAVAAMTAVEAQQQRLTLQRLIALVESERNYHQRVLQNLDQLEREMVSERQRIEGAPPPVVESSMPPPPAYEEVNGIFMRNTVAELVETVEYFLAEAIQSYRAESDTELNLAAGDYIVVRKVSNNGWAEGECRGKAGWFPYDYIEKRERVLASKVGQVF from the exons ATGGAAGCCATCCGGAAGCAGGCCTCCAAGCTCCGGGAGCAGGTCGCCCGGCAGCAGCAG GCGGTGATGAAGCAGTTCGGCGGCGGGTACGGCGCGGACGGCGCCttcgcggacgaggccgaggcgcagCAGCACTCCAAGCTCGAGAAGCTCTACATCTCCACGCGCGCCGCCAAG CACTTCCAAAGGGATATAGTCCGCGGCGTCGAGGGCTACATAGTCACGGGGTCGAAACAAGTCGAAATCG GGAACAAGTTGTGTGAGGACGGTAAGAAGTATGGCACTGAGAACACGTGTACCAGTGGAAGCACGCTGTCGAAGGCGGCATTGAGTTTCGCTAAGGCACGGTCCTTGATGGAAAAGGAAAGAGTTAACCTGCTGAAAGCCCTGGGCACGCAG GTTGCAGAACCACTGAGGGCTATGGTTATGGGAGCTCCTTTGGAGGATGCTCGCCACCTTGCCCAAAGATACGACAGAATGCGTCAAGAAGCTGAAGCGCAG GCTATTGAAGTTTCGAAGCGCCAAATGAAATTAAGAGAGGCATCTGGAAATGGTGATATGATTTCAAGGCTAGAGGCAGCTGAGAcaaagctgcaggagttgaaATCAAATatgggggttttgggcaaaGAAGCTGTTGCAGCAATGACTGCTGTTGAAGCTCAACAGCAAAGGCTGACATTGCAGCGACTTATTGCATTG GTTGAGTCTGAAAGAAATTACCACCAAAGGGTCCTACAaaatcttgatcagcttgaaagagaG ATGGTATCCGAGCGCCAAAGAATTGAAGGAGCACCTCCTCCGGTTGTTGAAAGTTCCATGCCACCTCCACCTGCATATGAAGAAGTCAACGGTATATTCATGAGGAACACTGTTGCAGAATTGGTCGAGACCGTGGAGTACTTCTTGGCTGAG GCCATCCAGTCATATCGAGCTGAGAGCGATACCGAGCTCAACCTTGCAGCTGGTGACTACATAGTGGTCCGAAAG GTGTCGAACAATGGATGGGCTGAAGGTGAATGCAGGGGTAAAGCTGGCTGGTTCCCTTACGACTACATCGAGAAACGGGAACGTGTGCTTGCAAGTAAAGTTGGCCAAGTTTTCTGA